The following proteins come from a genomic window of Streptomyces sp. NBC_00539:
- a CDS encoding M20/M25/M40 family metallo-hydrolase, which translates to MSESSAGRTVSGEDEVVDLCRDLIRIDTSNYGDHSGPGERKAAEWVAEKLAEVGLEPQIIESHKGRASTVARIEGEDPSRPALLIHGHTDVVPANAADWTYDPFAGEIADGCLWGRGAVDMKDMDAMTLAVVRDRMRSGRKPPRDIVLAFLADEEAGGVYGARHLVDKHPGLFEGVTEAIGEVGGFSFTVNENLRLYLVETAQKGMHWMRLTVDGTAGHGSMTNNDNAITELCEAVGRLGRHQWPVRVTKTVRSFLDELSDALGTPLDPDNMDATLAKLGGIAKMVGATLRNSAAPTMLGAGYKVNVIPGQATAHVDGRFLPGYEDEFFADLDRILGPRVKREDVHADKALETDFDGKLVDAMQGALKAEDPIARAVPYMLSGGTDAKSFDDLGIRCFGFAPLQLPPELDFAGMFHGVDERVPLDGLRFGVRVLDRFIDNA; encoded by the coding sequence GTGAGCGAGTCGAGCGCGGGCAGGACCGTCTCCGGTGAGGACGAGGTCGTGGACCTCTGCCGGGACCTCATCCGGATCGACACCAGCAACTACGGGGACCACTCGGGCCCCGGCGAGCGCAAGGCGGCCGAGTGGGTCGCGGAGAAGCTGGCCGAGGTCGGGCTGGAACCTCAGATCATCGAGTCGCACAAGGGGCGGGCCTCGACGGTCGCGCGCATCGAGGGCGAGGACCCTTCGCGCCCGGCGCTGCTGATCCACGGGCACACCGACGTGGTCCCCGCCAACGCGGCCGACTGGACGTACGACCCCTTCGCCGGCGAGATCGCCGACGGGTGCCTGTGGGGGCGCGGCGCCGTCGACATGAAGGACATGGACGCGATGACGCTGGCCGTCGTACGCGACCGCATGCGCAGCGGCCGCAAGCCCCCGCGGGACATCGTCCTCGCCTTCCTCGCCGACGAGGAGGCCGGCGGTGTCTACGGTGCCCGGCACCTCGTGGACAAGCACCCCGGCCTCTTCGAGGGCGTCACCGAGGCGATCGGCGAGGTCGGCGGCTTTTCGTTCACCGTCAACGAGAACCTGCGCCTCTACCTGGTGGAGACCGCCCAGAAGGGCATGCACTGGATGCGGCTCACCGTGGACGGCACGGCCGGCCACGGTTCCATGACCAACAACGACAACGCGATCACCGAGCTGTGCGAGGCCGTGGGACGGCTCGGACGCCACCAGTGGCCGGTGCGCGTGACCAAGACCGTGCGGTCGTTCCTCGACGAACTCTCGGACGCCCTCGGAACCCCGCTCGACCCCGACAACATGGACGCCACGCTCGCCAAGCTCGGCGGTATCGCCAAGATGGTCGGCGCAACGCTGCGCAATTCGGCGGCCCCGACGATGCTGGGCGCCGGCTACAAGGTCAACGTGATCCCCGGCCAGGCCACCGCGCACGTCGACGGCCGTTTCCTGCCGGGCTACGAGGACGAGTTCTTCGCCGACCTCGACCGGATCCTCGGCCCGCGCGTGAAGCGGGAGGACGTACATGCCGACAAGGCGCTGGAGACGGACTTCGACGGGAAGCTCGTCGACGCCATGCAGGGCGCCCTCAAGGCGGAGGACCCGATCGCCCGGGCGGTCCCGTACATGCTCTCGGGCGGCACGGACGCCAAGTCCTTCGACGACCTGGGCATCCGCTGCTTCGGCTTCGCCCCGCTCCAGCTGCCGCCCGAGCTGGACTTCGCCGGAATGTTCCACGGAGTGGACGAGCGGGTCCCGCTGGACGGGCTGAGGTTCGGCGTTCGCGTACTGGACCGATTCATCGACAACGCCTAA
- the chpH gene encoding chaplin ChpH: MLKKVVAAAAATGGLVLAGAGMAAADAGAQGAAIGSPGVLSGNVVQVPIHIPVNVCGNTVNVIGLLNPAFGNTCVNA; this comes from the coding sequence ATGCTCAAGAAGGTTGTCGCCGCTGCGGCTGCCACCGGTGGTCTGGTTCTCGCGGGTGCGGGCATGGCTGCCGCCGACGCGGGCGCCCAGGGTGCGGCCATCGGCTCCCCCGGCGTCCTGTCGGGCAACGTCGTCCAGGTCCCGATCCACATCCCGGTCAACGTCTGCGGCAACACCGTCAACGTGATCGGTCTGCTGAACCCGGCCTTCGGCAACACCTGCGTCAACGCCTGA
- a CDS encoding chaplin, which translates to MRRPVVQVTRKTLITMAAAGGALALGGGYAHADAGAVGHTVNSPGVLSGNNVQAPVNVPVNACGNTVTVIGGLNPAFGNRCANGGGPAKPDHPGHPGNPGTPGHPGHPGNPGTPGHPGNPGHPDEPCDDHPGNPGNPGTPGNPGNPGTPGNPGNPGTPGNPGTPGNPGTPGNPGNPGTPGNPGTPGHPGNPGTPGNPGTPGNPGTPGTPGTPANPGNPGTPGTPVNPGTPGTPGQGHGNLAATGSGDVLTAGLPLAGGLLLAGSVLYRRARNAA; encoded by the coding sequence ATGCGACGACCCGTAGTACAGGTCACCAGGAAGACCCTGATCACCATGGCGGCCGCCGGCGGTGCGCTGGCGCTCGGCGGTGGTTACGCGCATGCGGACGCCGGGGCGGTCGGACACACGGTGAACTCGCCGGGCGTACTGTCCGGCAACAACGTGCAGGCGCCGGTGAACGTGCCGGTGAACGCCTGCGGCAACACGGTCACCGTGATCGGAGGCCTGAACCCGGCCTTCGGCAACCGCTGCGCCAACGGCGGCGGCCCCGCGAAGCCGGACCACCCGGGCCACCCCGGCAACCCGGGGACCCCCGGCCACCCGGGTCATCCGGGCAATCCCGGGACCCCCGGCCACCCGGGCAACCCCGGCCACCCGGACGAGCCGTGCGACGACCACCCGGGCAACCCGGGCAACCCCGGGACTCCGGGCAACCCCGGCAACCCGGGCACGCCCGGCAATCCGGGTAACCCCGGAACTCCCGGCAACCCCGGGACTCCGGGTAACCCGGGCACGCCCGGCAACCCCGGCAACCCCGGGACTCCGGGCAACCCCGGGACTCCGGGCCACCCCGGCAACCCGGGTACTCCGGGCAACCCGGGCACGCCCGGTAACCCCGGGACTCCGGGCACGCCCGGAACTCCCGCCAACCCTGGTAACCCGGGAACCCCGGGCACGCCCGTTAACCCCGGCACCCCAGGGACGCCCGGCCAGGGCCACGGCAACCTGGCCGCCACCGGCTCGGGCGACGTGCTGACGGCCGGACTGCCGCTCGCGGGCGGGCTGCTGCTCGCCGGCAGCGTGCTCTACCGCCGCGCCCGCAACGCCGCCTGA
- a CDS encoding DUF5703 family protein: MPEYEFVDLYVPRGVPRQETTRMLTDHAEYGHWELDRLTLLRDGSRRVRLRRRIIRQVRATW; the protein is encoded by the coding sequence ATGCCGGAATACGAATTTGTCGACCTGTACGTGCCCCGTGGGGTGCCGCGCCAGGAGACGACCCGCATGTTGACCGACCACGCCGAGTACGGGCACTGGGAGCTCGACCGGCTGACGCTGCTCCGGGACGGCAGTCGCCGCGTGCGGTTGCGCCGCCGGATCATCCGTCAGGTCCGCGCCACTTGGTGA